The following proteins are co-located in the Candidatus Zixiibacteriota bacterium genome:
- a CDS encoding CBS domain-containing protein: METKKVKDLMLRLEDYAIVDEDATLLDAVNILEEAQKKLDEGRMKHRAVLVRDKHGKIVGKLGHLAFLKALEPKYDSIGDLKTLSRAGLSEEFVHSIMDTFKFWEYTIPDLCKRARSVHVRDAFHPINENIDENAPITEAIHKFVMWQSLSIPVVRNDEIVGILRLSDLYTELSKMIRSICACEIDDQK, from the coding sequence ATGGAAACCAAAAAAGTTAAAGATTTGATGCTCAGGCTTGAGGATTACGCAATTGTCGATGAGGACGCTACCCTCCTTGACGCTGTTAATATACTGGAAGAAGCCCAGAAGAAGCTGGATGAGGGTCGTATGAAACACCGGGCGGTCCTGGTACGTGACAAGCATGGCAAGATCGTCGGGAAGCTTGGGCATCTGGCCTTTCTGAAAGCTCTCGAACCCAAATATGATTCGATCGGTGATTTGAAAACTCTATCGCGGGCCGGCCTGAGCGAAGAATTTGTGCACTCTATAATGGATACCTTTAAATTCTGGGAATACACAATTCCCGATCTTTGCAAGCGGGCGCGCTCGGTTCATGTCAGGGATGCCTTTCACCCGATCAATGAAAACATCGATGAGAACGCGCCGATCACCGAGGCGATTCACAAGTTCGTAATGTGGCAGTCATTATCAATCCCGGTCGTGCGTAATGACGAAATTGTGGGAATTCTCAGGTTGTCCGATCTCTACACAGAATTGTCGAAAATGATCCGGAGCATCTGTGCCTGCGAAATAGATGATCAGAAGTAG